Part of the Echeneis naucrates chromosome 1, fEcheNa1.1, whole genome shotgun sequence genome, GTAttcatcttctctcttttcagtCCCACTTTCTGCTCTGACAGTGTCTCGCTTTAATTCcaatttggatgaaaaaactGATACTACTCTTTCTGTCTGATAAATATTATGCTGTAATGACTTCCAAGCTCACAAAATAGCCGTTTAGTCAATATTTGATGGGCATATAATGGTTTAGTaactttgactttctttttttttttttttttttaataaaggtgGACACACTGCAAAGTTTGCACGTTGAACTCTGGGATGAAGACACCTGGCAGAACGATCTGCTGTTTTCAAGATTTGTGCCTCTAAAACAAGGCACTCACCACCACACATTGACGTCACCCAAAGGCAATGTTGAAATCATAATCATTCTCACGTGTGACCATAAACTGGCTGGTGACAGTTGTGAAAGATACAAGCCATCTCCAAACTGAGAAATGCATTGTGGAGAGATCACTCTACTCTTCTTTTTGATCAAGTGTGGATTCAGCTCTATTAGttatctctgtgtttgtgatgacaaaaaaaattgtgtaacACACTTCAGATAACTTTTTGAAAGATTTCACTCTGCAGATCACGCACAGTCCATGTTTCTTACTTGTATTTGGGTTTGCATTGCTTTAATTTGGGAAAGATAGCTGTCTTGTTTATTCCTTTGTTGatttgtctgtgttgtgcatCTTGAATCAATTATGacttttaaaaacttttaagCTCTTCAAACCACTGATCATTGAAGGTGAGTGCAAGTTGCAAGTTTTAGAAatgtttacacaaacacaataaaaatttaaatatttataatccaaaaatgaaaaaataaaaattataactGGCTATACTCTCATCTACAAAGTCAGGTCCTAAAGAGTAGTGAACCTCGGCCCTATTCTTGTCTTTGAGTTTCAGACCAGGGACACGTTTATGTTCTCCAGTTAaggtttttcttcagctcttcCCAAAGTGCTTAAAAATCTGATAGGTGGAGGTTTGGTCTGCGGATTTAGAAGCTTCTTTTGGAGTAATTTTGCCCCCATctggtaaaataaatgaaaaaaaatactAACACAGCTCTTCCAATGGAAAAtgacagtaaacacaaacatgtctaGTCAGGGATAGTGGTTTCCAGCACTTCCTGGACACAGCTGGACATCAAaccagacaaaatgaaaacacacaagtttGTTTGTCTCCACTGGTGACTGTGTTACTGTGTTAAACTCTGGCATATACTAATAAGTCAAGCTCTTTGCCCCACCATGGTGCAGTAGAATCACTAAAGTGGGTTCAGCACTGggtcttggcttttttttttaaatcgccCTCACATGACCACATTTCTCAATAAAGTTGTGTTCAACCGAATTACCACAAACTGAGGCCTTCACTTGTGTTTGAGCTCAGCGTGTAGACAGTGTGTCTTCATGtgaacacagtgtgtgtgtcgttGTTGGGGGGGTGcacaacaaatgtgtgtgacacacaaatgtaaaacataaaaaagccCTAATGAACTGCCCCCACCCCTCTGCCTTCATGCCCTCCTGTGGTAAAAGTTTCCTGTGTGGCGTTTACTGCCGTGCGTAAAACTGCAGCTCCTGCGGATTCCTCCTTCTCATCTTTGGAAACGCGCATCGCACGGAAGAGCCCGGCCTGGGGGCTGTGTCAACCCCCTGCCGGCTCCCTGTCCACCACACAGCGAAGACACACGTggatctgattttttttttttttttttggagggggggggggggggggggggggtgactgtGCGGCGCCGCTCCGGAGGaaatgatggaggaggaaaatcTCTGACGCCTCTCCGCTCTGCTGCTGGGAAGGTCCGCAGGAAAACTGGACTCTTGGTTTCGCTCTTCGCTTCTTCGTCCTCACGGTGACACACGTCTGGAAAGTCTGCGTGGATTCGGGATTTAAAGGGTCACCGACAGTGAAATGTCTCAGGACTGGAAATGCAGCTCCACGCCTGTCTGTTGCTTTTTATTATCACAACAGGTAAAGAAATGCCTGGACTGCTCATTTCAGCCTACACGGTTACTATCCGACTCTGCCACTGATCTTTGTATGGGACATTATTTTTTAGCTGAAACTGCTGTTTGATTATCTGCTACTTTTGAATGAAGTCACAATAGTGCTGCTCTGTTGTCAACATGAACTCGGATGGTAGATGTTTCTGCGTacacagttcagttcagtgGTAAACTGAAAGCCCCAGTCTGAATTTCAGGGATCATTAGACGAttgaaagaaaggagaaaatctTTTAACCCAGTTTAAATGATATCAGAACGAAGGCCCTCTGTGACCTGTATCTGCTTGTGTCTCCCCAGATAAAACATTGGCCTTATGGCAGCACCGCTGTGGTGGAAATGTCAGCCTGGACCAAGAGCCAGCCGGCCTCATCAATCTCACTTCACCTGGAGTTTTTACAGACACAGACGGGCTCAACTCCACCAGCCACGAGCTGGATGAGGCTCCTTCTCTGTGTACTTGGCAGATAAATATTCCTCCAGGTAGGAGGGTACTCTTACGGGTATTGCGATTGGACAGTGGTTCGAACATATCAGTGCACTGTGTTTTGGACAAGGATGATCAGATCCTGGGGAACGAGGGGACGGTTCTGCTCTCCGGTTGTGCCGGGAGCACGGCCAGCCTCACCTGGAGCGGAGCAGGACGCCCTTCAGAGCCAATGCAGCTCTCCTATCATGGTGAGAAACTGTTAAGAGCTACACTTTAATCCAATATAACCTGCTTTGATCTGGTTGTCATAATAAGATTTGGCTCAGACTAGTTCCAGACCTGGGCTTTGATTATGTGGTAGTGTTGTGATGAACAGTGTTTACAGTAAGGAGGAATGCTGTGGTTACTCCTGTGGAAACGCACTGTGGAAGCGTATTGTTCAAAGTGTGCTGTAAATCTTTCAGAAAGTTGTTATCGTGCTCGTACAGAGATGTTGTTGTGGTTtccactctgtccctctgtttttgtgtttgttcttggTGATCCAGTCCAGGAAGATGTTAGGAATTCCTCGGAGGACCACACCAGCCCACATTCAGACGAAGATCTCGTAGCTTGGTCTCAGGCAGGAACCAGCTTTGCAAGCACAACTGCTGTTCGCCAAGAGGTGGTGAGAGGGACAgaaggggtcagaggtcacctcTACGAAGGTCTACATTGGAGTGCTAGGCCGCGGCCTGTGTCTGGCCCCACCTCACCCCTGCAAGGACTCACTGTGGCTGGGAGAGCCGATAGGGAAACTCTCCCTTTTCCTCAGGAAGGACCGAACAATGGAGCGGATACATCTGGAGCTGATCCCAACACCGATGGTCCCATATCTGCCGGAGAGCGAACACACCCCTATTTTCAGAATACACTCCTCCACACCGACAcaccaaaaacagaaacaaacccCACCAGTGAGCTCCCTCAAACTCGTATGTCACTGACAGATGGAAAAGCCATCAGCTCCGACACCTCTGCTGGCACAGACTCAATCACTCACACATCTGAACTCGTAGACAAAAATCCAACCACACAAAGTCACCCCACACTGTCCAGCTCTGACGTCTCGTCTCTCGCCTCTTCTCACTCTGAGCTTCCCTCAGTGACATCCTGGGAGAGCCGGACCGTCCTAACGCCAGGTGGAAGTGCTGCTAGTGGGACAcccagagagaaagaaggcCATTCCTGGAGGAGTCAGAGAAGCACAGACAGACTTAACTGGGATGTGACCTCTGCCATCACCTCTGACCCTTTAAAACCTCCCAGTGAGCTTCCAAAGGATGCAGATGTTGATACTGAACCCACCAAATCATCCAAGTCCTCCCCGGCTCCTACTGAGCCTCATCAGTCACCCGTTACCCACATCACAGAGCTCAGCGCTGCTGTTAGTACTGCAGCGGCGGCGTTGTTTCATCCAGACATAAATCGAACCGACCCGTTTGATTCTGCTGTGTCTGATGTTCCCAGTCGAACTGCTGCCTTTGATAAGTTCGACGGCACAGTGAAGCCACACACCCCCACTGCTGCcacacacagccaaacaaaGTCTCCAGAAAGCACAGGCAGTCTCACGCACTCTCCTCACACATCCCCTTCAATCGCATGGACACAAACAACTGGAGAAAGTACACAAAGGGATTTAATGACCTCCTACATGACAACAAACACTGTTCCCTCGTCGCCTGTCATTACCGAAGTTGAAGACAGCACATCAAGGTTCAGAGGTTCAGCGGCTTCACCCAGAACAGCGCAGACGTCAGGAGATGTTCTTCAAAGTTCAGCTGCCACAGGAACCGCTACTCAAACGTACACACTGCTGCATGAAACCTCGTCCACAATGTCAccttctcctgctcctcattTGCCGTCCAGTCCGTCTCCATACTGGCCTGTGCCCTCATACACACCCCAAACACCTCCCAGTACTTCACACTCCACTGACGGACCTGTGTCTTTAACCACCACTGTCACCAAATCCACCTCAAACACAGTCTTTGCTGACCACAGAACTGCACCTACAGCCTCGCAAGCGCCAACAATCAGCTCTGCGTCTTCGAACATACCTTTGTTGTCTTCTCCCAGCGTCCCCACTACACATGAACAGCCCCGCAACTTCGTTACCACTTCACACACTCCTCTGCTGTCACGCACAACTGCCAAATTAAATTATGGAAATGCAGATGTagaagtgaaaacagaaataggGGATGAATCCAACAGCACAACCGGACACACTCCCACAGCTGAACCGTCTGAGCCTGGACCTCCAGCTTGGACCAGCCGTTATCCTGGAGAGAAGAGCCGTGCAGTGGTCACACCTTCTGCCTTGACTTCCACACCCACATGGAGCTCCAAAACTAGTCAGACGCCCAAGTTTTACATTGTGCCAGACCAGCCGGCAGCTGTTAGAGGTAGTGTcgtcatgtttttgttcagtgtGACGAAATATTTCAATATGGCTTTTGTTGTAATGGAATTATGTGCTTGTTCTGCTCAGTGGAGTCaattgagctgctgctgcagataatTGTAGAAGAATCCAAATCGGCTTTTACTGCGGGCCTGGAGGAAGACACTGCTCTCTGGGTGAGGGATTAACACGCTGTCACACAGCGGCCTGCAGAAACATAATACGAACAGTAGAGTTGAAGGTGGAAGCAAAAAGCtcttacttcctgtttctttcaGCTGGAGCCGTACCTACAGAAAGCCCCGGGGTTCAGCGGGCTGCTGGAGGTCTGGAGCAGGTGAGATAATCCCATTATATTCAAGTGACACAACTAATTTGTCAAAGACAATCAGGAATTAGTTTTTTGAATATTTGGCTTTTGTGGGGCAGCGTTAGtgctgttggccctgtgatggactggtgacctgtccagggtgaccccgcccctcacccagagtgagctgggattggctcaaacACTCACTCCCCATGACCCGGAAagggataagcggtagaagatggatgaatgaatgaatgaatgaatgaatggtttggTGTGTGAATCTGGTGTCGTTATATTGTACATAAAAAGCACAAGCTTTGTAAAGTTGCAAAATGACAGCTGGCCATGTGAGCATAAGATGACTCTACGGTTGTGTTGTTCCAGCGGCCACGCAGTGCAGAGTTTGGTGGCGTTTAAAACCCGCGGTGCTCTGCAGTGGCTCAGCATGACAAGTCCCACATCACTGTTGGAGCAAACAGGGCTTGCTAAGGCAGCTCGGGAGGGGAAGAAGTTCAGAACCTCCAAAGTCACCAACATCACACTGGGAGGTGAGCTTGAGTTTTTGTGCAACCTGATCCAGCCAAGTGTCTTCGCTGGGTGCCactctccacctctctcccctcattttctgtcatctgtcCTCTGCCACAGGGGCTTCATTTACCTGACGGGAAAATTCAATATTTAGATCCCTTATTTAATAAACCCCAGTTTCAGGCAGATTCATAACCTAGTTAGATAAATTCAGTTAAGATCATAATCC contains:
- the LOC115046330 gene encoding flocculation protein FLO11 gives rise to the protein MQLHACLLLFIITTDKTLALWQHRCGGNVSLDQEPAGLINLTSPGVFTDTDGLNSTSHELDEAPSLCTWQINIPPGRRVLLRVLRLDSGSNISVHCVLDKDDQILGNEGTVLLSGCAGSTASLTWSGAGRPSEPMQLSYHVQEDVRNSSEDHTSPHSDEDLVAWSQAGTSFASTTAVRQEVVRGTEGVRGHLYEGLHWSARPRPVSGPTSPLQGLTVAGRADRETLPFPQEGPNNGADTSGADPNTDGPISAGERTHPYFQNTLLHTDTPKTETNPTSELPQTRMSLTDGKAISSDTSAGTDSITHTSELVDKNPTTQSHPTLSSSDVSSLASSHSELPSVTSWESRTVLTPGGSAASGTPREKEGHSWRSQRSTDRLNWDVTSAITSDPLKPPSELPKDADVDTEPTKSSKSSPAPTEPHQSPVTHITELSAAVSTAAAALFHPDINRTDPFDSAVSDVPSRTAAFDKFDGTVKPHTPTAATHSQTKSPESTGSLTHSPHTSPSIAWTQTTGESTQRDLMTSYMTTNTVPSSPVITEVEDSTSRFRGSAASPRTAQTSGDVLQSSAATGTATQTYTLLHETSSTMSPSPAPHLPSSPSPYWPVPSYTPQTPPSTSHSTDGPVSLTTTVTKSTSNTVFADHRTAPTASQAPTISSASSNIPLLSSPSVPTTHEQPRNFVTTSHTPLLSRTTAKLNYGNADVEVKTEIGDESNSTTGHTPTAEPSEPGPPAWTSRYPGEKSRAVVTPSALTSTPTWSSKTSQTPKFYIVPDQPAAVRVESIELLLQIIVEESKSAFTAGLEEDTALWLEPYLQKAPGFSGLLEVWSSGHAVQSLVAFKTRGALQWLSMTSPTSLLEQTGLAKAAREGKKFRTSKVTNITLGGLQGDVCDWLLQCPAGYRCVSPPNAANYSCSSVCHFDYCHHHGICTHHPGQLPVCRCLVGEDFWYMGRRCDMRMTRARLVGTCLAILLIMVTVIGVLAFVAVRRYRAILIQAKVDQTRSSYRRFNHFDELSGRFWLRSWAGSADSLDNPAFTRSDELLHLRALDRPCCYHDDTLSLASTCPSHGARINTIYPHSSQYGWRGSEMSMGDGVLDSGKASDLSVCSWPVEPIQWTPFPLLQQLASHRTPTVRVSRPRSYCEGMELVDLGKSWTA